One genomic region from Fictibacillus marinisediminis encodes:
- the abc-f gene encoding ribosomal protection-like ABC-F family protein, whose amino-acid sequence MTLLSCHELSKEFGERLILKEVSLDLDSNERIGLVGVNGAGKTTLANLIFGTLQPDKGSIVKHKNPLKIGYLQQSTSYTTNTFSHMQSEEEDFLQMTSRLGLKKVQNWDESRFSGLSGGERTKLAIAHIWSTRPDLLILDEPTNHLDFQGVEWLIQELRSFTGTTLIISHDRYFLDQTVNRIIELEDGKAVDFPGNYSFYREEKERRYQAQLHQYEAQKKYEQKIQSEIERLDNWSSKAHREAGKVGKMADMRGTKEFYRSKAKSMDKQISSRIKRLKKIELEGVEKPKEETKIQFGWDNPEKRGKRLVDAKEISKSFSSRSLFRKSSFYIKRGERLGLTGPNGCGKTTLLKMLTGRETVDSGELWISSSAKMAYLTQDVTDLQSEQTVVSLIHAIFEVRSEASKARTLLANMGFDERLLKKQIQQLSLGERMRVKLALLIMQEHDLLILDEPTNHLDLASREQLEEALLSFSGTLLIVSHDRYFLEKTCEKLLVFEDGNIRKTQEGFKEFAEAKQKPVQSQNHKTDLLEKRMVIENRISAVLGELSLLSPGDKEYTRLDQEFKQLMEDKRKLS is encoded by the coding sequence ATGACTCTATTAAGCTGTCACGAATTAAGTAAAGAATTTGGTGAGCGCCTGATTTTAAAAGAGGTTTCTTTGGATCTGGACAGTAATGAAAGGATAGGTTTGGTTGGTGTTAATGGAGCGGGAAAGACTACTTTGGCTAACCTGATTTTCGGAACACTTCAGCCCGATAAAGGTTCTATCGTTAAACATAAAAATCCACTGAAGATCGGTTATCTTCAGCAGTCCACCTCCTATACGACCAATACTTTTTCACATATGCAGAGTGAAGAAGAGGATTTTCTGCAGATGACGAGCCGTCTCGGTTTAAAGAAAGTACAGAATTGGGATGAGAGCCGTTTCTCAGGATTAAGCGGAGGGGAGAGGACGAAGCTGGCTATCGCTCATATCTGGTCAACAAGACCCGACCTTCTCATACTGGATGAGCCGACCAACCACCTTGATTTTCAAGGAGTGGAATGGCTGATTCAGGAGTTGAGATCATTTACAGGTACCACACTGATCATCTCGCATGACCGGTATTTCCTTGATCAAACCGTGAATCGAATCATTGAACTGGAGGATGGCAAGGCTGTTGATTTTCCGGGGAATTATTCATTTTATCGGGAAGAGAAGGAGAGAAGGTACCAGGCACAGCTGCATCAGTATGAAGCACAGAAAAAGTACGAACAAAAAATACAATCTGAGATTGAAAGGCTCGACAACTGGTCGTCGAAAGCACACAGAGAAGCCGGGAAAGTCGGCAAGATGGCAGATATGCGCGGCACAAAAGAATTTTACAGAAGCAAAGCAAAGAGCATGGATAAACAGATCAGTTCCCGGATCAAACGCCTGAAAAAGATTGAATTGGAGGGTGTGGAAAAGCCAAAGGAGGAAACAAAAATACAGTTTGGCTGGGATAATCCGGAGAAACGGGGAAAGCGTCTGGTGGATGCGAAGGAAATCTCCAAATCCTTTAGTTCTCGATCCCTCTTTCGGAAAAGCTCGTTTTATATTAAACGAGGTGAAAGACTGGGATTGACAGGTCCAAACGGGTGCGGCAAGACGACACTCCTTAAAATGCTGACAGGAAGGGAGACCGTCGATTCGGGTGAGCTTTGGATCAGTTCAAGCGCAAAAATGGCCTATCTGACACAGGATGTTACAGACCTCCAATCGGAACAAACGGTAGTAAGCTTGATACACGCTATTTTTGAAGTTCGGTCAGAAGCCTCTAAGGCCCGGACCCTGCTCGCCAATATGGGGTTTGACGAACGATTGCTGAAGAAGCAGATTCAGCAATTGAGTCTTGGTGAACGGATGAGGGTGAAGCTCGCCTTGCTCATCATGCAGGAACATGATCTTCTGATTCTGGATGAGCCGACGAATCACCTTGATCTGGCAAGCAGGGAGCAGCTTGAGGAAGCATTGCTGTCGTTTAGCGGCACACTGCTTATCGTTTCCCATGACCGCTATTTCCTGGAAAAAACGTGTGAAAAGCTCCTGGTTTTTGAAGATGGAAACATAAGAAAAACGCAAGAAGGCTTTAAAGAGTTTGCTGAAGCCAAACAAAAACCGGTACAGTCACAAAATCATAAAACGGATCTTCTTGAAAAAAGGATGGTTATTGAGAACCGAATCAGTGCTGTTTTGGGAGAGCTTAGCCTCCTGTCTCCTGGTGATAAGGAATATACGAGGCTGGACCAGGAGTTTAAGCAGCTGATGGAGGATAAGAGAAAGCTTTCATAA
- a CDS encoding MerR family transcriptional regulator, which translates to MEYTVQKLGRLAGISTRTLRYYDEIGILRPARINSSGYRIYGQPEIDQLQQILFYRELGLSLEKIKEITTDPSFNGTEALKEHREKLLDKKKQLELLINNVEKTIASSEGRMTMTDQEKFEGFKKKLIDDNEKQYGKEIREKYGDDTINQSNEKLKNMTKEDHEEVNHLADELKTSLAEAFKTGDPAGDLAQKAADLHKQWLCFYWSEYSKEAHAGLAQMYVDDERFKQHYDKDQPGTAEFLRDAIHIYTGVKK; encoded by the coding sequence ATGGAATATACGGTGCAAAAGCTAGGAAGACTGGCCGGAATCAGTACGAGAACACTAAGGTATTATGATGAGATTGGCATCCTTAGGCCGGCAAGGATCAATTCGTCAGGTTACCGGATCTATGGCCAGCCCGAAATAGACCAGTTACAGCAGATTTTGTTCTACCGGGAGCTCGGACTCAGTCTGGAAAAGATTAAGGAGATCACGACTGACCCTTCCTTTAACGGGACCGAGGCTCTTAAAGAACACCGTGAGAAGCTCCTGGACAAGAAAAAGCAATTGGAATTGCTTATTAATAATGTGGAAAAAACGATTGCTTCATCTGAAGGGAGAATGACGATGACAGATCAAGAAAAATTCGAAGGCTTTAAAAAGAAGCTCATTGATGATAACGAGAAACAATATGGAAAAGAGATTCGTGAAAAATACGGTGATGATACGATTAATCAATCCAATGAAAAGCTGAAAAACATGACGAAGGAAGATCATGAGGAAGTAAATCATTTGGCGGACGAACTAAAGACCTCGTTGGCTGAAGCCTTTAAAACTGGGGATCCTGCGGGAGACCTAGCCCAAAAAGCAGCAGATCTTCATAAGCAATGGCTGTGTTTTTACTGGAGTGAATACAGCAAAGAAGCCCATGCGGGTCTGGCGCAAATGTATGTAGACGATGAACGCTTCAAACAGCATTATGATAAAGACCAGCCAGGAACTGCTGAGTTCTTAAGAGATGCGATTCACATTTATACGGGAGTAAAAAAATAA
- a CDS encoding nucleoside hydrolase, translating into MAKKVLLFADVGIDDTIALIYGYLSKQVDIIGVVADYGNVPRVMGLRNITYLVNLFNLSQHTKVILGAEKPMTGEDPIFYPEVHGESGLGYIKPPQQLPPQGFTENFCEVVSLINQHPGELTIVNTGRLTSLASMYILYNDLINKVKEVYIMGGAFWVPGNVTAVSEANFHGDPIAAKIVLRYANNVTIIPLNVTDRAIVTPQMVDYIQSKGKAKIIKPLLDFYYEFYKKRNPSIKGSPVHDALTLMATLHQNMFSFRHLPVYINTDSGVTKGQSIADIRPYADLNGEKTHRIAFDFNSNWFYNDFMSVMTGELM; encoded by the coding sequence ATGGCCAAAAAGGTTTTGCTTTTTGCGGATGTTGGCATCGATGATACGATTGCCTTAATTTACGGGTATTTAAGTAAACAAGTGGATATCATTGGAGTGGTTGCGGACTACGGAAATGTTCCCAGGGTAATGGGATTGCGCAATATTACGTATTTGGTTAATTTATTTAATCTCTCCCAGCATACAAAGGTCATACTCGGTGCCGAAAAACCGATGACAGGAGAAGACCCCATCTTTTATCCGGAAGTGCACGGAGAGTCCGGCTTGGGATACATCAAACCTCCCCAACAGCTCCCCCCTCAAGGGTTCACTGAGAACTTTTGTGAAGTTGTCTCACTCATCAACCAGCACCCGGGTGAATTGACGATTGTAAACACAGGCAGACTAACTTCCCTTGCAAGCATGTACATCTTATATAATGACTTGATTAATAAAGTAAAAGAAGTGTACATCATGGGCGGTGCATTCTGGGTGCCAGGCAATGTTACCGCTGTATCGGAAGCGAACTTTCACGGAGATCCTATTGCTGCAAAAATCGTACTTCGCTATGCCAATAATGTAACGATTATTCCCCTGAATGTAACAGACCGGGCCATCGTCACTCCCCAGATGGTCGATTACATTCAGTCTAAAGGAAAAGCTAAAATTATTAAGCCTCTGCTCGATTTTTATTATGAGTTTTATAAGAAGCGCAATCCGAGTATTAAAGGAAGCCCTGTTCATGATGCACTCACACTGATGGCTACATTGCATCAGAACATGTTCTCGTTTCGTCATCTTCCCGTATACATAAACACGGATAGCGGGGTGACAAAGGGACAGAGTATCGCTGACATCCGTCCTTATGCCGACTTGAATGGCGAAAAAACACACAGAATCGCTTTTGATTTTAACTCTAACTGGTTTTACAATGACTTTATGTCTGTGATGACCGGAGAACTCATGTAG
- a CDS encoding SGNH/GDSL hydrolase family protein, producing MKKSVAALLAASTLFSFAPLTAYADHQEEQKKVEYIALGDSIAAGMTPYGDINKSYPDFIQSYFKRSHVKLLDYDNLGVPGYTSEQLKEDVLNNPDVMKEIKEATHITINIGANDLFRKLMTDPAHASDGIAAASANLENILQAIDKLNPNVHVYVMGYYNPFSYYDQDSQAFLDPLNNALNSAIKEAAVSNGDSYVPTGGAIDPHFQKYMPNPEDNHLNIKGYKVIAKEFWRVIKKDVK from the coding sequence ATGAAAAAATCTGTTGCCGCTTTGCTGGCGGCGAGTACGCTGTTCTCTTTTGCCCCATTGACCGCCTATGCCGACCATCAGGAAGAACAAAAGAAAGTTGAGTATATCGCTTTAGGAGATTCAATAGCCGCAGGTATGACGCCTTATGGTGACATTAACAAGAGCTATCCGGATTTTATTCAAAGCTATTTTAAAAGATCCCATGTGAAGCTATTAGATTATGATAATTTGGGTGTGCCAGGCTATACTTCTGAACAGCTGAAAGAGGATGTTTTAAACAATCCAGACGTGATGAAGGAGATTAAAGAAGCAACCCATATTACGATAAATATCGGGGCAAACGATCTTTTTCGCAAACTGATGACCGATCCAGCGCATGCTTCTGATGGGATTGCGGCTGCCAGTGCTAACCTTGAGAACATCCTGCAGGCAATCGATAAGCTAAACCCAAATGTGCATGTCTATGTGATGGGGTATTACAACCCCTTTTCTTATTATGATCAGGATAGCCAAGCGTTCTTAGATCCTTTGAATAACGCATTGAATTCTGCTATTAAGGAGGCAGCTGTATCAAATGGCGATTCGTATGTCCCGACAGGTGGCGCCATCGATCCGCATTTCCAGAAATACATGCCCAATCCGGAAGATAACCACCTCAACATCAAAGGATATAAAGTGATCGCTAAAGAGTTTTGGAGGGTGATAAAAAAGGATGTGAAGTAA
- a CDS encoding phosphotransferase family protein produces MDTDRIVKDLYTQGIIESKDAVYEPLSGGTTSTIGLLRDGSRKQWVLKFNEPNVIKAEAEFLNEYENIPFLPLLVYKDPANRFIVYPFLAGTTDSSGTHKTNILSSLVHHVLNYYQLFSEASGWGYRDDLKHSREPFLEDEIRSVKEIIHSGLLEKEDYELIAELAKQRSKSKESELSYLLHGDCGYHNFLFSEQELSGLIDPQTFIGHPLHDLVFAFCSTPNELTQETIIPAARQLKMWNYDEQVLNEEVLLGLFTRLARSSQHHPSDLPAYLKAWEKWKVLVSPA; encoded by the coding sequence ATGGATACGGATAGGATTGTGAAAGATTTATACACCCAAGGGATCATAGAATCAAAAGATGCCGTGTACGAACCTTTGAGCGGAGGAACGACCAGTACGATCGGATTACTGCGTGATGGAAGCAGAAAACAATGGGTGCTTAAGTTCAACGAACCGAATGTTATTAAGGCAGAGGCGGAATTCTTGAATGAATACGAGAATATTCCTTTCCTGCCCCTTCTCGTATACAAAGACCCCGCGAACCGATTCATCGTCTATCCCTTTCTTGCAGGAACAACAGACAGTTCCGGGACGCACAAAACAAACATCCTGTCCTCCCTCGTCCATCATGTGCTCAATTACTATCAACTTTTTTCTGAAGCAAGTGGATGGGGATACAGGGACGACCTTAAGCATTCAAGAGAACCATTTTTGGAGGACGAAATACGTTCAGTCAAAGAAATTATTCATTCTGGGCTGCTTGAAAAAGAAGATTACGAGCTTATCGCTGAACTTGCGAAACAAAGGTCCAAAAGCAAGGAATCTGAACTCTCTTATTTGCTGCATGGAGACTGCGGGTATCATAATTTCCTGTTCTCAGAGCAGGAGCTCTCTGGTTTAATTGATCCTCAAACCTTTATCGGCCACCCGCTCCATGATCTTGTCTTTGCTTTTTGTTCTACCCCAAACGAACTTACACAAGAAACGATTATTCCTGCTGCAAGGCAATTAAAGATGTGGAATTATGATGAACAAGTCCTCAATGAGGAAGTACTGCTCGGTCTTTTCACACGGCTGGCCAGAAGCTCTCAGCATCACCCTTCAGACTTGCCGGCATATTTGAAGGCATGGGAGAAATGGAAAGTCCTCGTCTCACCTGCATAA